The genomic interval TTGATGAAAAAACAGAAGTAAGGCCTTTTTTGCAAGCACTTGGCATCAATCACCCACAATTTGGTGTATTGGAAGGTCACTATCAATATTCCGATGAAACCAAACAAAGTGTATTAGATCGATTGAAATCTGGTTGTGAGATTCCGGTAAGATCAGAAAATTATAGTCCTAAACCAGCCACTGATAGCTATGGAACCATAGATCTCATTACAGGATTTGGCGTATTCGAATCCATTAAACAGTACTATAAAATTTTTAAAGGGGAATCTCTTGAGGGAAAAAAGGTGTTTATCCAAGGATGGGGAAATGTGGGTGCAGCCGCTGGATGGTACTTGGCGAAAGAAGGTGCAAAATTAGTATTGATACAAGATAAAGATGGATATGTTCAAAGTTCTGAAGGCTTTAGTTTTGAAGCTGTGACTGATTTTATGAATACTAAAGTAAATAATTCTGTACAGGATGTTTTAAAAGTAAACAAAGTTTTAGAAATTCATCAACTTCAAGAATTTCAGGTGGATATTTTTATACCTGCAGCAGCTTCTAAACTTGTTAAACCCGAATTTATTGAAGTCTTAATTAAAAATGGACTAGATTTAATTTCATGCGGGGCAAATGTTCCATTTTATGAAGATGCTCTAATTTTTGGAAGCTTGACTCAAAAAATAGACCAGGAGGTATCCTTAATACCAGATTTTATTGCGAACTGTGGAGTTGCCAGACTTTTTGCTTATTTAATGGGGAATGAAGGGCCCGTAACAGAAGAAGCGATTTTTAATGATATTACAAATACAATCAAAAATGCGATTTCAGAACTTTCAAAGTCATCTATAAATCCTAAGAATCTTACAGAAAGAGCGCTTTCAATCTATACCGGTAATTAGTTTAAATAAATGATTAACAACATATTATGTATTTGATATAATATTTATATCAAAAGCATTAAAAATGGCTAAGTTTTTGCATAGCTTTGTTAGGGGTTTTATGTCTAATAGAATCATTCATTTAAATTTAAGGTATATGACGCTGAAGTTTTACCATTTATTGATACTCGTACTCTGGGTGAATTTTTCTTTTGGTCAGCAAACAGACACCACAGTTCGGATGGATAATAGTCTTATTACACATCCTGATACGATGCCTATGACTGAGGGCACTACAAAAATTACTAAATCAAAAATTCAAATAGGGGATGCAAATGCTGCAGATTGGAAGTCTGGTAAATCTAAGTATCCACCAAAACCAAAGAATATGTGGGAGTTGGGTCTTGGTATAGGCCATTATTTTATACATGGAGATGTGGACCCTAAATATCCTGGATTTGGTATCGCTTTACATCTTAGAAAAGCATTGCATTATGCTTTTTCTATCAGACTGGATGCATTTTATGGTACCGCTTACGGACTTGAACCACAACCTTATAGTAATGCTTTAGATAATGAACCAACTGTTTTTAAAGGGTATGGTACTGCGTATGGAGGGAATTCATGGTTTCCAGCCTATAAAACTCAATATTTTTATGGGGCAGTGGAAGGTATTTTAAACATTGGGAATATCTTATTTCATAAAGACCATAATAAATGGAACACTTATTTATTTATAGGTATGGGTATTGATCATAATATCACGAAACTTAATTTACTTGATGAGAATTCAAATCCATATACCAATTTGATAAATGCTTCTGGCTTTTCTGATGCAAATTTTAACACACGTCAAGGTCGAGCAGATATTAAAAAGAGGCTGAAAGCCATCTATGATGGAACCTATGAAACAGAAGCTTTTAAAAAGAAAGGAATTTTTAGGTTAAATGATGATATAAACATTCATACACTCTTTATTGGGGGTTTGGGCGTTTCAAGAAAAATCAACCGAAGACTGAATATTTCATTAGAGCATCAGGTTCAAATTACAGACAATGATTATTTGGATGGAATTGTTTGGAGAAGTAATGTTGATCAAACAACACAAAATGATTATCAACACTTTACAAATTTAAGATTAGCAATTAATTTAGGAAGCTTTAAAAATAAAAAGGAACCACTTTATTGGATTAATCCATTAGATGCGGCTTTTTCGGATATAGCAGATTTAAAACGCAGGCCAATATTTGACCCTAAGGATACAGATCAGGATGGCGTTATTGATTTATTGGATCAGGAAGCTGAAACACCTCCTGGTGCGCCTGTTGATACCAGAGGCATTACCTTGGATAGCGATAATGATGGGATTCCTGACCATAAAGATGCAGAACCATTTTCACCTCCTGGATTTCAGGTTAATGATAAAGGCATAGCTCTTGTTCCGGCAGTTCAGCCAGGAATGTCAGAAGATGATATAAAAAACTTAGTCGATAAACGCCTGGGGGTACCACCTGGTAGTTATGATAGTACAGGTGGAAAAGGTTTACTTAGTTATATTGATTGGTTCTTGCCAATGATTCATTTTAAATTGGATGAATATTGTATTGACTTAAAATATGTACCTCAATTAGCAAGTGTAGCGCATGTTATGAAAACGCATCCTGGTTTGAAAATAACAGTGCATGGTCATACAGACATACGCCATAATAATGCTTATAATACAAGTTTATCCTATAATCGTGCAAAAGAAGCTATAGATTATTTAGTGAATACTTTTGAAATCCCACGCGAACGCTTGAAACTTATGTATGGTGGGGAAGAATCTCCATTGGGAGGACATGCAAAAAATTATTTGGTTAACCGTCGGGTCGAATTCAGAGTAAGTTCTTCTGATGATAAAGAAATGGACAAACCAAATGGTCCTAAAGCTGGAGCTTGCCATAAAAAATGGGATCGCAAAAAACTAGATACTAAATAGCGCTAAAACTAAATTTAGACTTATTCACTAAGGAATTTAGAAACCGTTCCCTGTAATCATCCCCTAAATGGGTGTCTAAGATTATTCAAGATTGTTAAAACGAGGAATCTTTGATACGTAATTTAGGCTTATTCCACGAATGCTATTTTTAGCTACCCTTTTATTTTTATCAGCAATAACTCGTAAATGCAACTGCCATTTACAACAGCATAGTAATAGGATTTTCTAAAATAGCCTTTAAACTTTGGAGAAATTTTGCTCCGGTAGCACCATCTACAGCTCGATGATCACAGGATAAAGTTAATTTCATCCTGTTTGAAATTACGATTGCATTGTTCTTTACTGCCGGTTTCTTTTGAATTGCACCCACGGCTAAAATACAGGCATCTGGTGGATTAATAATTGCCGTAAAATGTTCAATATCAAACATGCCTAAGTTGGAAATTGTAAAAGTGTTTCCTTGCATTTCTTCAAGGCTCAGTTTCCGGTCCTTAGCACGACTTGCTTTATCATTGATTTCCAATTTTATGGCACTTAATGATTTTAAGTCTGTATTGCGAATAACTGGTACGACCAAACCTTCATCAATAGCAACTGCAATTCCTATATGAATATCATTATGAAAAATCATTTTATCACCCATCCAGGATACATTCACGGATAAATTTTGTCTGAGTGCTAATGCTGTCGCTTTCACGATGAGATCATTATACGAGATTTTAACCTCTGATACTGCGTTTAATTGATTGCGGGCATCAACACATTGGTCCATATCTATTTCAGCATTCAAATAAAAATGTGGGGCTGTAAATTTACTTTCAGATAATCTTCTGGCAATTGTTTTTCGCATTTGAGACAAAACCAATTCTCTATCACCTTGCTGATTAAAGGAACCCTGAGAGATTAAATCTGAAGCAGATTTTAAAATAGGATTTTGAATATTTTCTACATCTCTTTTAATAATTCTCCCATTTTCTCCAGATCCATGGACAGATTCAAGGCTTAAGCCTTTTTCTTTGGCCAATGATTTAGCTAAAGGAGATGCTTTAATTCTGCCAGTTTCAGGTTCTGCTATAATTTCTGATTTAATTTCTGGAACTGCTTCTGCTTTTGCATCCTGGGTATCAGTTGCCGGTGTTTTTGATTCTACTGGACTAGCATTTAACAGGCTGGAAATATCCTCTCCTGAATTTCCTATGATTGCAATTATACCATCTACAGCTACAGGACCTTCAGCAACAGCTATATGTAAAAGCACACCTTCCTGATATGCTTCCAAATCCATGGTGGCTTTATCGGTTTCAACCTCGGCTAAAATATCACCTGGTTTAACTAAATCTCCTACTTTTTTATTCCAGGATTTAATGACACCTTCTTGCATAGTATCAGAAAGTCGGGGCATCTTTATAACAATGGCCATGTTTCTTAATTTTACGCAAAATTAAGGTATTCGTACATTTATTTAAGAATGGATGAAAGATTGTATGAAAACCTTGAAATAAGTTTCTATTCAGTATATTATGAATTACAATTAGTTATAATTTTAACGCATGAATCAAATTTCAAAGATCTTGGATGATGCTGTAGGAGCATTCAGTTCACTACCTGGGATCGGTAAAAAATCAGCATTACGCTTAGCACTGCACCTGGCTAAATTGGATAAACAAAAAGCAATGGACCTGGCTCGTGCTATTCAATCCATGGCAGAAAACCTTAAAACGTGTAAATCTTGTTTCGCATATTCTGATGAGGATTTATGTGCTATTTGTAAAGATACCAGAAGAGACCATCGGATTTTATGTGTAGTAGAATCTGTCCGCGACTTATTTGCAATTGAAGAAGTTCAAATGTTTAAAGGCATTTATCACATTCTTGGCGGACTAATATCACCCATAGATGGTATTGGGCCAGAACAATTACAGCTGGATTCATTATTTGAAAAATTGGAAAAAACAGAAGTTTCAGAATTAATTTTAGCGATACGCCCCACAATTGAAGGAGATACAACGGCTTATTATATCAGTAAGAACTTACCAAATCCTGACATAAAACTTACCATGTTAGCACGGGGTGTCGCCTTTGGTTCAGAATTAGAGTATGCTGATGAATTAACATTGAGCAGATCTTTGTTAAACAGGACTCCTTATCTTATTCATGATAACAAGATGGTGTGAAAATCAGTGTAATTATTGTCAATTATAATGTACGGCATTTTTTAGAACAATGTGTTGCGTCGGTACGTCGTGCCTTGCATTCACTGCAAGGGGAGATCCTGGTATTTGACAATGCGAGTGTGGATGATTCGGTGCTTATGCTCCGCCAGCATTTTCCGGATGTACATTGTATTGAATCAAAAACAAATCTTGGCTTTTCAAAAGCAAATAATGCGGCAGCTAAATTGGCTAAAGGAGAATATGTATTAATTTTAAATCCAGATACGGTTCTACCAGAAGATTGTTTAATTCGTTGTTTGGAATTTCTAGATGCACATCCAGATGCGGGTGCGTTAGGAGTTAAAATGGTTGATGGACAAGGTAAATTTTTACCTGAATCTAAACGTGGATTTCCAGGTTTTTGGGTTTCCTTTTGCAAAATGATTGGCTTGTATAAATTGTTTCCTGCTTCTTCCATATTTAATGGCTATTATATGGGTCATTTAAAAGAAAATGAAACGAATGAAGTGGATGTTCTTACAGGTGCTTTTATGATGATGAGAAAAGAGCTATGGGAAAAGGTTGGTGGATTAGATGAAGATTATTTCATGTATGGGGAAGATATAGATCTGTCCTATAGAATTCAAAAGGCAGGGTATAAAAATTATTATTTTCCTAGTACTACCATAATACATTATAAAGGAGAAAGCACCAGTAAAGGCAGTTTGAATTATGTAGTAACGTTTTACAATGCAATGATCATTTTTGCAAAGAAGCATTTTGCAGGCAGTAATAAATTTGCACTCATCGGCTTTTTATCCGGGATAGTTTGGCTTAAAGCATTCGTTGCATCAGTTCAATCAACTGTTTCGAAAATTAAAATTGTAGGATTGGATATGCTTGCTTTAATGGTGGGATTTTATCTAATTAAATATTATTGGGCACTCTGGTATCATGGGAATGCCAACTATTTTAATAGTCAGACTATTTATGTAAATTTAGGTTTGTTTGTTTTGATTTGGGCTTCTTGCTTTTATTATCAAGGTGTCTATGAGAAGAAGTTTTCTTTAAAGGATCTGTTGATAGCTGCAATATCAGGATTTATTATTAATCTTTTGTTTTATGCATTGTTTCCGGAACATTGGAGAGCATCCAGAATGCTGTTGATATTGTCCTTTTTGTGGGTTGTTTTATATGCATTATTAAGTAGGTTATTATTAAACCGATGGTTCCTGAAGTCCTGGATTATAGGTTCTGATTACAAGAAAAATATTCTTGTAATTGGTGATATCATTCAAATTCAAAAAGTAAATTCCTTATTGAGCTCAAACAGGCAAAGTTTTGATTTACTTACAAAGGATCCGAATGAATTGGATTTTTATGATCGGGAACAATGGACGGACTTCATAAGGATTAATCAAATAAAAGAAATTATATTGTGTCAAAAGAATTTAAACTGGACACAGATATTAAATCTTATGACTGATTTAAAAGATGAAGTTAATTATAAAATTATGACAGAATCAGGATCTGGAATTATTGGATCCTCTTCAAAGAATGATCGGGGAGAAATCTTTTCGCTAGATTTGGATTATAATTTATCACAGCGAGTTTATCTTCGGCAAAAGCGATTATTTGATGTGTTCTTTACAATGATTCTTTTTGTTTTTTTCTGGTTATTCATTTTTCTATTTGAATCAAAAAAGCAGTTTCTTCTGAATTTATATTATGTACTCATTGGAAAGCTAACATGGGTTTCTTATCAAACAAAGGATTCTATAAAAGCGCGGCTACCCATAATTAAACAAGGCGTCATTTTTCCTGTTCAGCATATAGAGCATATTTTGACAAAAGAATTTGAATCGCAATTATTAACCATGTATGCATGGAATTATTCTATTTGGACAGATCTTGATATCTGTTTGCGAGATTTTCAAAAATTAGACCAGTTACCTTATGGATCCAATCATTAATTTAATAAAAGCTCGTGTAGACATTGAATTTTCTAAACTGGTTGACATCAGAAGACATTTTCATCGACATCCAGAGTTGTCATTTGAAGAAGAGCAAACGTCTTTAATGATTCAAAAAATTTTGACAGAATCGCAAATTGAATTTCAAACTGGTTTTTGCAAACATGGAATTGTTGGAACTATCAAAGCAAAAAATCCTGAATCCAGAATTATTGCATTAAGGGCAGATATGGATGCCTTGCCAATTTATGAAAAAAACGAATGTGCTTATAAATCTTTAAAACCAGGGGTTATGCATGCATGTGGCCACGATGTCCATATGACCTGTTTGCTAGGTGCATTGCAAATATTAAAAGATTTAAAAGAGGAGTGGGAAGGAACCGTAAAATTTATATTTCAACCAGCAGAAGAAAAACTACCAGGTGGTGCATCCTTAATGATTAAAGAAGGGGTATTAGAGAATCCTGTACCTAAAGTGATCCTAGGGCAACATGTTCAACCAGGTATGGATGTTGGAGAGGTAGGATTGGCCCCAGGTGCGTTTATGGCATCCTGCGATGAAATTTATATTACCGTAAAAGGGAAGGGAGGACATGCAGCACAAGCTCATTTATGTGTGGATCCAATTTTGGTTGCAGCCCATTTATTAGTGGGATTTCAAGCAATCATTAGCCGGGAAAAGCCAGCGATGCTACCTTCTGTTTTAAGCTTTGGCACCATTCATACAGATGGTGGAGCAACAAATATTATCCCTGATGAAGTTAAATTGTCAGGAACTTTCAGGTCACTTGATGAAAGTTGGAGAGCCTACGGTCATAAGAGAATAGAAGAAGTAGCCGTTTCCATATGTCAAGCATACAATGCAAGCTGTGAAGTAGTTATTCAAAAAGGTTATCCTTGTCTGATGAATGATAGCGATTATACCGCGTCTTTTATGGGGTTATCAAATTCCTATTTGGGAATGGAGCATACTAGAATGATAGATCCTCGATTAACATCT from Saprospiraceae bacterium carries:
- a CDS encoding Glu/Leu/Phe/Val dehydrogenase; translated protein: MRKQLESYLERAPEIVFEWNDPESEARGWVVINSLKGGAAGGGTRMRKGLTRNEVEALAKTMEIKFRVCGPSIGGAKSGIDFDPSDPRKRAVLQRWFKAIKPLLENYYGTAGDLNIDEKTEVRPFLQALGINHPQFGVLEGHYQYSDETKQSVLDRLKSGCEIPVRSENYSPKPATDSYGTIDLITGFGVFESIKQYYKIFKGESLEGKKVFIQGWGNVGAAAGWYLAKEGAKLVLIQDKDGYVQSSEGFSFEAVTDFMNTKVNNSVQDVLKVNKVLEIHQLQEFQVDIFIPAAASKLVKPEFIEVLIKNGLDLISCGANVPFYEDALIFGSLTQKIDQEVSLIPDFIANCGVARLFAYLMGNEGPVTEEAIFNDITNTIKNAISELSKSSINPKNLTERALSIYTGN
- a CDS encoding OmpA family protein, which translates into the protein MTLKFYHLLILVLWVNFSFGQQTDTTVRMDNSLITHPDTMPMTEGTTKITKSKIQIGDANAADWKSGKSKYPPKPKNMWELGLGIGHYFIHGDVDPKYPGFGIALHLRKALHYAFSIRLDAFYGTAYGLEPQPYSNALDNEPTVFKGYGTAYGGNSWFPAYKTQYFYGAVEGILNIGNILFHKDHNKWNTYLFIGMGIDHNITKLNLLDENSNPYTNLINASGFSDANFNTRQGRADIKKRLKAIYDGTYETEAFKKKGIFRLNDDINIHTLFIGGLGVSRKINRRLNISLEHQVQITDNDYLDGIVWRSNVDQTTQNDYQHFTNLRLAINLGSFKNKKEPLYWINPLDAAFSDIADLKRRPIFDPKDTDQDGVIDLLDQEAETPPGAPVDTRGITLDSDNDGIPDHKDAEPFSPPGFQVNDKGIALVPAVQPGMSEDDIKNLVDKRLGVPPGSYDSTGGKGLLSYIDWFLPMIHFKLDEYCIDLKYVPQLASVAHVMKTHPGLKITVHGHTDIRHNNAYNTSLSYNRAKEAIDYLVNTFEIPRERLKLMYGGEESPLGGHAKNYLVNRRVEFRVSSSDDKEMDKPNGPKAGACHKKWDRKKLDTK
- a CDS encoding 2-oxo acid dehydrogenase subunit E2, yielding MAIVIKMPRLSDTMQEGVIKSWNKKVGDLVKPGDILAEVETDKATMDLEAYQEGVLLHIAVAEGPVAVDGIIAIIGNSGEDISSLLNASPVESKTPATDTQDAKAEAVPEIKSEIIAEPETGRIKASPLAKSLAKEKGLSLESVHGSGENGRIIKRDVENIQNPILKSASDLISQGSFNQQGDRELVLSQMRKTIARRLSESKFTAPHFYLNAEIDMDQCVDARNQLNAVSEVKISYNDLIVKATALALRQNLSVNVSWMGDKMIFHNDIHIGIAVAIDEGLVVPVIRNTDLKSLSAIKLEINDKASRAKDRKLSLEEMQGNTFTISNLGMFDIEHFTAIINPPDACILAVGAIQKKPAVKNNAIVISNRMKLTLSCDHRAVDGATGAKFLQSLKAILENPITMLL
- the recR gene encoding recombination protein RecR, with translation MNQISKILDDAVGAFSSLPGIGKKSALRLALHLAKLDKQKAMDLARAIQSMAENLKTCKSCFAYSDEDLCAICKDTRRDHRILCVVESVRDLFAIEEVQMFKGIYHILGGLISPIDGIGPEQLQLDSLFEKLEKTEVSELILAIRPTIEGDTTAYYISKNLPNPDIKLTMLARGVAFGSELEYADELTLSRSLLNRTPYLIHDNKMV
- a CDS encoding glycosyltransferase gives rise to the protein MKISVIIVNYNVRHFLEQCVASVRRALHSLQGEILVFDNASVDDSVLMLRQHFPDVHCIESKTNLGFSKANNAAAKLAKGEYVLILNPDTVLPEDCLIRCLEFLDAHPDAGALGVKMVDGQGKFLPESKRGFPGFWVSFCKMIGLYKLFPASSIFNGYYMGHLKENETNEVDVLTGAFMMMRKELWEKVGGLDEDYFMYGEDIDLSYRIQKAGYKNYYFPSTTIIHYKGESTSKGSLNYVVTFYNAMIIFAKKHFAGSNKFALIGFLSGIVWLKAFVASVQSTVSKIKIVGLDMLALMVGFYLIKYYWALWYHGNANYFNSQTIYVNLGLFVLIWASCFYYQGVYEKKFSLKDLLIAAISGFIINLLFYALFPEHWRASRMLLILSFLWVVLYALLSRLLLNRWFLKSWIIGSDYKKNILVIGDIIQIQKVNSLLSSNRQSFDLLTKDPNELDFYDREQWTDFIRINQIKEIILCQKNLNWTQILNLMTDLKDEVNYKIMTESGSGIIGSSSKNDRGEIFSLDLDYNLSQRVYLRQKRLFDVFFTMILFVFFWLFIFLFESKKQFLLNLYYVLIGKLTWVSYQTKDSIKARLPIIKQGVIFPVQHIEHILTKEFESQLLTMYAWNYSIWTDLDICLRDFQKLDQLPYGSNH
- a CDS encoding amidohydrolase, producing the protein MDPIINLIKARVDIEFSKLVDIRRHFHRHPELSFEEEQTSLMIQKILTESQIEFQTGFCKHGIVGTIKAKNPESRIIALRADMDALPIYEKNECAYKSLKPGVMHACGHDVHMTCLLGALQILKDLKEEWEGTVKFIFQPAEEKLPGGASLMIKEGVLENPVPKVILGQHVQPGMDVGEVGLAPGAFMASCDEIYITVKGKGGHAAQAHLCVDPILVAAHLLVGFQAIISREKPAMLPSVLSFGTIHTDGGATNIIPDEVKLSGTFRSLDESWRAYGHKRIEEVAVSICQAYNASCEVVIQKGYPCLMNDSDYTASFMGLSNSYLGMEHTRMIDPRLTSEDFAYYSHEIPAVFYRLGVGDVPGVHTSRFDIDENAIKTGVGLMAYAAIRI